In Arthrobacter sp. Marseille-P9274, the sequence GCGTCGAACACGAGCAGGGGTTTCCTCAGCCGCTCCACGCTGCGCTTGAGGAAAAAGACCAGCAGTGCCGCAAGGGCCGGCGCCGCCAGGTACACCGGGCTGTCGAATGCGTTCGGCACTTCGCGCAGGATCAGGTCGCGGATCACGCCGCCGCCGAGCCCGGCCAGCGCGCCCAGGAACAGCGAGCCGATGATGTCGAAGCCGCGCCGGGCGGCCAGCAGGCAGCCGGACACGGCGAAGAAGAAGGTGCCGAGAAGGTCCAGCACGAGTCCCAGCGGCACGCCCGTTCCTCCTCGTCAGCCCGGCAAGTCCGGCATCGGCTGCCCTCCCGCCTGCATCATATCCCCCGCGGGACGGGCCGCCGGCGAGGCCGGTAGCATCGGGACCATGGAATTCAGGTATCTGGGCAACAGCGGGCTGAAAATTTCGGAAATCACCTTCGGGAACTGGTTGACGCACGGCTCCCAGGTGGAGAACGACGTCGCCACCGCCTGCGTGCACGCCGCCCTGGACGCGGGCATCACCACCTTCGACACCGCGGACGTGTACGCCAACACGGCGGCCGAGCAGGTCCTCGGCGACGCGCTCAAGGACGAGCGGCGGGAGTCGCTGGAGATCTTCACCAAGGTCTACTTCCCCACCGGCGCGAAGGGGCACAACGACACCGGCCTCTCGCGCAAGCACATTATGGAGTCGATCGACGGGTCGCTGCGCCGGCTGCAGACCGACTACGTGGACCTCTACCAGGCGCACCGCTACGACGCCGAGACGCCGCTCGAGGAGACCATGCAGGCCTTCGCCGACGTGGTCCGGGCCGGCAAGGCGCTGTACATCGGCGTGAGCGAGTGGACCGCCGACCAGCTCCGCGCGGGCCACGGCCTGGCGCGCGACCTGGGCATCCAGCTGATCTCCAACCAGCCGCAGTACTCCATGCTCTGGCGGGTCATCGAGGACGAGGTCGTACCGGCGTCGGAAGACCTCGGGATCTCCCAGATCGTCTGGTCCCCGGTGGCGCAGGGCGTTCTCAGCGGCAAGTACAAGCCGGGGGCGGCGGTGCCGCAGGGCAGCCGGGCGGCCGACGAAAAGGGCGGCGCGGACATGATCAGCAAGTGGCTCGACGACGACGTCCTCAACGGCGTCCACCGGCTGGAGCCGATCGCCCAGGACGCCGGCCTGACCATGGCGCAGCTCGCCGTGGCCTGGGTGCTGCAGAATGGCAACGTCGCCTCCGCCATCATCGGAGCGTCCCGCCCCGAACAGATCGCCTCCAACGTCCAGGCGGCCGGGGTGAAGCTCGACGAGGGCACCATGTCCCGGATCGAGGAAGCCATCGGGGCACTCGCCGAGCGGGACCCGCGGAAGACCCGGAGCCCCGAAACCCGCCTCGCCTGACCCGCGCGGAATAGTCGTTGCCGGCGACGGTACGCCAGCGGAAAGGGTGCACCTCTTGTTTGCCCGCCCCGCATAACCGCAGGTCAGCGCCTCCCGCGGCGCCATTACCTGCACGACTTCCGCCAAAAATGCACGCTTTCCGACGCCACAGCGAGCGCCAGGCACCCTGACCCGCCTACCGGCCCGCCGGGCCGGAGCCAAGTCCTGTCCACCCGCAAAGCACTTGTCATATAAGTTGTTCCACTTGTACTATCAGTGGACCAACTACTCCTGCCCAAGGACTGCCATGACCTACCTGACCGATGCCATCCGCCACGTCAAGCTCTCCACGGCGAGGCTGCCGCTGGCCACCCCGATCTCCGATGCCAAGGTCTTCACCGGCCGGCAGAAGCCGATGACCGAGGTCGTCTTCCTCTTCGCCGAGATCAAGACCGAGCAGGGCTACGAGGGCCTGGGCTTCTCCTACTCGAAGCGCGCCGGCGGCCCGGCCCAGTTCGCGCACGCCAAGGAGGTCGCGGAGACGATGCTCGGCGAGGACCCCAACGACATCGCCAAGCTGTATAACAAGCTGCTCTGGGCCGGCGCCTCTGTCGGCCGCTCAGGTGTCGCCACCCAGGCCCTCGCCGCGCTGGACATCGCGCTCTACGACCTGAAGGCCAAGCGCGCCGGCCTCCCGCTGGCCAAGTTCCTCGGCTCCTACCGCGACTCCGTCCGCACCTACAACACCTCCGGCGGCTTCCTCAACGCCACCATCGACGAGGTGAAGGACCGCGCCAGCCGCTCCATCGAAGAAGGCATCGGCGGCATCAAGATCAAGGTCGGCCTCCCGGACAACGCCGAGGACCTGCGCCGGGTCGCCGCCGTGCGCGAGCACATCGGCGCCGACGTGCCGCTTATGGTGGACGCCAACCAGCAGTGGGACCGCGCCACCGCCCTGCGGATGGGCCGCAAGCTGGAGCAGTTCGACCTGGTCTGGATCGAGGAGCCGCTGGACGCGTACGACGCAGAGGGCCACGCCGCCCTCGCCGCCGCGCTGGACACCCCCATCGCGACCGGCGAGATGCTTGCCTCCGTCGCCGAGCACGAGCGCCTCATCGCGGCCAGGGCCTGCGACATCATCCAGCCGGATGCCCCGCGCGTCGGCGGCATCACCCAGTTCCTGCGGCTGGCCACCCTCGCGGACCAGGCCGGGCTGGACCTGGCCCCGCACTTCGCCATGGAGATCCACCTGCATCTGGCCGCCACCTACCCGCGCGAACCGTGGGTCGAGCACTTCGACTGGTTGGACCCGCTGTTCAACGAGCGGCTCGAGACCAAGGACGGCCGGATGGTCGTTCCGGACCGCCCCGGCCTCGGCTTCACGTTCAGCGACCAGGCCCGCGCCTGGACCACGGACAGCGTGGAGTTCGGCCGCGCCTGACCCGGCGCACAAGTGCGTCCCTCCCCAACAACGACGGCGGTGCCCGCACCGCCGTCGTTGTCCCACCTGTTCCGGAGAAAAGTGGAGCGATGAAACCGAACCTGACCGCCGCCCTGGTCGATGAGCTGCGCCGCCGCATCGTGGACGGCGAGATCGCGCCCGGCGAGAAGCTGCCGAGCGAGAACACCTTGATCGCCGAGCACGGGGTCAGCCGGACCGTAGTGCGCGAAGCGATCACCCGGCTGCAGGCGGATGGCCTGGTGCATACCCGGCGCGGCAGCGGCAGCTTCGCGCTCACGCCTCCCTCGGCCGGGAATGCCCCGCAGCATCCCGGACGGCAGGTGCGCACGCTCCAGGAACGCCAGCAGCTGATGGAGTACCGGATAGGCATCGAGAGCGAGGCTGCAGCCCTCGCGGCGTCCCGCTCGACCAAGACCCAGCGCGCCGCTCTGCGCAGCACGCTGGAAGCCTTCAGCCGGGCCGAGGGGAATCCCGCCGAGGCGCTGAGCAAGGACTTCGATTTCCACCGCACCGTCGCCGAAGCCAGCGGCAACCCTTACCTGGCCGACGCCGTCGGCGGGCTCGGCCCCGCCATGATTGCCATGCCCCGGCACCGGCTCGACCGCAGCGGCACGGAAGCCGAGGCCACCCGCCTCGCCCAGGTCTCCGCGGAACACGAGGCCGTCCTGGCAGCCCTCGAAGCCGGCGATGCGCAGGCAGCCGCCGCGGCCATGCGCACCCATCTGGCCAACTCCAAGCGGCGGCTCGAGCAGGAGTCCGGCGGCCGCTGAAGGCCCCTGCCCTCACGTGACCGATACCAATCCAGCATCGTCCGGTGCATAAGTGATCTTGGACACGCATTGCTGCCCCCGCTTAGCGTGAAGTGAACCTTGTGCCCTCTTGGGCTCCCCGTGAAAGGAATTCCGCCCTATGTCTGTCGCCGACGCCGCGCCTGTAGCCAGCCTCTCCTCCGAGCACCTCGGCCAGGTTGCCATTACGGGCATCACGATCACGCCCGTGGCGTTCGCGGATCCGCCGCTGCTGAACACCGTGGGGGTACATGAGCCGTTCGCGCTGCGGGCGATCGTCCAGGTCCACACCGACGCAGGGGTCACCGGACTCGGCGAAACCTACGGCGACGCCGGCCACCTCCAGCGCCTTCACCTCGCCGCCGAGGCCCTCACCGGCGCCGATGTCTTCAACATCAACCGGATGCGCCAGGTTGTCGCCCGGGCGCTGGCCGCCGACACCGTCCAGGGCGGCCACGGCATGTCCGGCATGGTCACCGGATCCTCCACGGCCGACCGTGTCCTGTCCCCCTTCGACGTCGCCGCCCTCGACATCCAGGGCAAACTCCTCGGCCGCCCGGTCAGCGACCTGCTCGGCGGCGCCGTCCGCGACTCCGTCGCGTTCAGCGGCTACCTGTTCTACAAGTGGGCCACCCACCCGGGCTTCGAGCCGGACCCGTGGGGCCCGGCCCTGGACCCGGACGGCATCGTCGCCCAGGCCCGCACGATGGTCGACGGCTACGGCTTCAGCGCGCTCAAGCTCAAGGGCGGCGTCTTCGCCCCGGACCAGGAAATCGCCGCGATCAAGGCACTCCGCGAGGAGTTCCCGGACCTGCCGCTGCGCCTGGACCCCAACGCCGCCTGGACCGTCGAAACCTCCATCAAGGTCGGCCGGGAACTCGATGGCGTCCTCGAATACCTCGAAGACCCCACCCCCGGCATCAGGGACATGGCCGAAGTCCGCTCCAACGTGCCCATGCCGCTGGCCACCAACATGTGCGTCGTTTCCTTCAACGACGTGCCGCCGGCCATCGCCGCCGGCGCCGTCGACGTCATCCTCTCCGACCACCACTTCTGGGGCGGCCTGCGCCGTTCCCAAACCCTGGCCGGCCTCGCCGAGACCTTCGGCCTGGGCCTGTCCATGCACTCCAACTCCCATCTGGGCATCTCCCTGGCCGCCATGGTCCACCTCGCCGCAGCCACGCCCAACCTCGACTACGCCTGCGACACCCACTGGCCCTGGAAGAACGACGATGAGGACATCGTCACCCCCGGCGCCCTCACCTTCATCGACGGCGCCGTCACCGTCCCCACCGCCCCCGGCCTCGGCGTCGAACTCGACCCGGACAACCTCGAAAGACTGCACCGCCAGTACCTCGACTGCGGCCTGACCAGCCGGGACGATACCGGCTACATGCAGCGCATCGACCCGGGCTACACCCTCGAAAGCCCCCGCTGGTAGCCCGCGCCCAGCTCCAAAGGGGCCC encodes:
- a CDS encoding aldo/keto reductase family protein, encoding MEFRYLGNSGLKISEITFGNWLTHGSQVENDVATACVHAALDAGITTFDTADVYANTAAEQVLGDALKDERRESLEIFTKVYFPTGAKGHNDTGLSRKHIMESIDGSLRRLQTDYVDLYQAHRYDAETPLEETMQAFADVVRAGKALYIGVSEWTADQLRAGHGLARDLGIQLISNQPQYSMLWRVIEDEVVPASEDLGISQIVWSPVAQGVLSGKYKPGAAVPQGSRAADEKGGADMISKWLDDDVLNGVHRLEPIAQDAGLTMAQLAVAWVLQNGNVASAIIGASRPEQIASNVQAAGVKLDEGTMSRIEEAIGALAERDPRKTRSPETRLA
- a CDS encoding mandelate racemase/muconate lactonizing enzyme family protein, with protein sequence MTYLTDAIRHVKLSTARLPLATPISDAKVFTGRQKPMTEVVFLFAEIKTEQGYEGLGFSYSKRAGGPAQFAHAKEVAETMLGEDPNDIAKLYNKLLWAGASVGRSGVATQALAALDIALYDLKAKRAGLPLAKFLGSYRDSVRTYNTSGGFLNATIDEVKDRASRSIEEGIGGIKIKVGLPDNAEDLRRVAAVREHIGADVPLMVDANQQWDRATALRMGRKLEQFDLVWIEEPLDAYDAEGHAALAAALDTPIATGEMLASVAEHERLIAARACDIIQPDAPRVGGITQFLRLATLADQAGLDLAPHFAMEIHLHLAATYPREPWVEHFDWLDPLFNERLETKDGRMVVPDRPGLGFTFSDQARAWTTDSVEFGRA
- a CDS encoding FadR/GntR family transcriptional regulator, which translates into the protein MKPNLTAALVDELRRRIVDGEIAPGEKLPSENTLIAEHGVSRTVVREAITRLQADGLVHTRRGSGSFALTPPSAGNAPQHPGRQVRTLQERQQLMEYRIGIESEAAALAASRSTKTQRAALRSTLEAFSRAEGNPAEALSKDFDFHRTVAEASGNPYLADAVGGLGPAMIAMPRHRLDRSGTEAEATRLAQVSAEHEAVLAALEAGDAQAAAAAMRTHLANSKRRLEQESGGR
- a CDS encoding glucarate dehydratase family protein → MSVADAAPVASLSSEHLGQVAITGITITPVAFADPPLLNTVGVHEPFALRAIVQVHTDAGVTGLGETYGDAGHLQRLHLAAEALTGADVFNINRMRQVVARALAADTVQGGHGMSGMVTGSSTADRVLSPFDVAALDIQGKLLGRPVSDLLGGAVRDSVAFSGYLFYKWATHPGFEPDPWGPALDPDGIVAQARTMVDGYGFSALKLKGGVFAPDQEIAAIKALREEFPDLPLRLDPNAAWTVETSIKVGRELDGVLEYLEDPTPGIRDMAEVRSNVPMPLATNMCVVSFNDVPPAIAAGAVDVILSDHHFWGGLRRSQTLAGLAETFGLGLSMHSNSHLGISLAAMVHLAAATPNLDYACDTHWPWKNDDEDIVTPGALTFIDGAVTVPTAPGLGVELDPDNLERLHRQYLDCGLTSRDDTGYMQRIDPGYTLESPRW